A single genomic interval of Gemmatimonadota bacterium harbors:
- a CDS encoding DivIVA domain-containing protein, producing MAIDLTALDVRSKRGDFSRRFRGYDRDEVDSFMKSVADRLEELTRAHRELQRENESMRKQLDVGVEREESIKDAVVSAQKFGKEMIDAAQNRVELMERDAAERAERIEEDARATARRIRSVALEEAERARTAIEDLCYQRTRLLRTMNRFMNEGANLIAEEERREIGPQFSEGRIAAIIDGGDPDGGSGRRGAEANDRESDFRP from the coding sequence ATGGCGATTGATCTGACCGCACTCGACGTACGGAGCAAGAGAGGAGATTTCTCGAGACGCTTCCGAGGATACGATCGCGACGAGGTGGACAGCTTCATGAAGAGCGTCGCCGACCGCCTCGAGGAACTCACTCGCGCACACAGGGAGCTCCAGCGTGAAAACGAATCGATGCGGAAGCAGCTCGATGTGGGTGTCGAACGGGAGGAATCGATAAAGGACGCCGTGGTATCGGCCCAGAAGTTCGGCAAGGAGATGATCGATGCCGCGCAGAACCGGGTCGAACTCATGGAGCGCGACGCTGCCGAGCGCGCCGAGCGCATCGAGGAAGATGCGCGGGCGACCGCCCGCCGGATCCGGAGCGTGGCTCTCGAAGAGGCCGAACGGGCCCGGACGGCCATCGAGGATCTCTGCTACCAGCGCACCCGTCTGCTGCGGACCATGAACCGCTTCATGAACGAAGGTGCGAACCTGATCGCCGAGGAGGAGCGGCGCGAGATCGGGCCGCAGTTCTCCGAGGGGCGGATCGCCGCGATCATCGACGGCGGGGACCCGGACGGAGGCTCGGGGCGGCGGGGCGCGGAGGCAAACGACCGGGAATCCGACTTCCGGCCGTGA